tttttttaatatctttttatttttcaaagagctCTGGAGGAAGATACTTGGCTCCAGAGCAGGGTGGAGGTTCCCGGCCTCCTGTGCACACCTCTGCCCCGATATCCCCTGCCTGTGCTCAACATGGGGAAGTAGGAATACTGAATTGCCTCAGCTTCTTGCAGAGGCCCCTTGTGTCCCTGGCTCGAGAAGGGGACAAAATCCCCGTCCTGGCTGGCAGCTTGGAGCAGGTCCCATACCGCAGCCCTCGGCCATTTTGGAGTGCGGGTGGCCGCCGTGGTAGTGGCAAGCCCGAAATGGGGACGTGCACCTGGGAGCAGCTGTCAGATTTTTCTCACTCCTGGGAAATCTGGAGTTAAACATCACCGGCGTGCAGCATGCTCGCTCGCATCAAGTTGGCACCGGCCCGAGAGGTTGACATAGGAAGGGAGGAATCCAGCGCCCGTTGTGTGGGCGATGAGGATGTGCGTGCTGCCAAAACAACAGGAGTTTGCATCCAGAGGGCTGGCTCGCGCAGCCAGATGTTCAGCTGCGCCTGGTAGGAGAGACCGTCCTGACCAGAACTCCCCAAAGTGCCTTGAGAAAACGAGCCGGGGCAGGAGGCGAGCTGGAAATTGAGATCAGCTGGGAAGCCGGCGGGGTGCGCGTCGGCCCGGCAGCTTTCCCAGGCAGTGCAAGGGGAGGGCTGGGATTGTTCCCAGCCGCGGTGaccctgcagggacagggccATGTGGGGGTGGCCGTGACCCTGGAGCAGGCACGGGCATGCGTGGGCACGGGCGTGTGGCCGCACGTGCACGATCGCTTTGATTTTATCAGACCTGAGGGATACTGTGCAGCCggagagccagcagcagggactgggACACGTTTTGGGAGCTGCACCCTgatggtgctgggggagcagcttgaggagcactgctgctgcatccAGTTTGCAGCTCCGGGGTGCACGGGAAGATGCcggctccctccctgctccccagaaCCCCCCCTGCTCCGTTACGATGCACGTCCTGGTCCGTGGGTTGATCCATACGGATGTGCTGCCCATGCCCTGGCACCACCCCATCCAGGGACAAGGTTGTCCATCTGGACAGCaattcctctccctccctcgGGAAGATCCCCGCTTGCTTTGGGAAGCTGAATCCGTCCAGGGAATGGGGCCAGAAGCAGGGTTAGCTGCTGGGGAAAGCATCAAAACGTTCCTCTGGAGACAATGAGTGTTGGGGTCATCTCTGCAAGACAAGAAAAGTGAAGTAGCAATTAATTGGAAAGGGCACGAAATATCCCGAAAGTTCACCAGCGAGTTTCCTTTTGGCTGGATGGGACTTTTAGGCTCAGCAGCTGAGATGCAAAGCAGAGCCTGCGTGTCGCTTTCCTCCCTCATTTCCAGCGGGTTGCGGAGCAGCAGCCCCGTGAGAGCACGCTGCCTTCCCAAGGAGGAGCGGGTGGCCCCGTGCGGTGTCCCCAaaggtgctggggagagggggggacCTGCCAAGGGTGCGTGTCCTCGCTGTGCTGGTTGTCACcgtctcctctccctcctcttgcAGAGAACCTGAGCACCGAGGTCAGCCTCCTGGAGCTGATCGGAGACCCCCCGCCAGAGGAGATCCTCAAAATCTACGGCCCCGACAACAACCCCGGCTATGTCTTTGGACCCAATGCCAACACGGGCCAGGTGGCTCGGTACCACCTGCCCAGCCCCTTCTACCGGgacttctctctcctcttccacatCCAGCCCACCACCCCCCGGGCCGGTGTGCTCTTTGCCATCACGGACTCCTTGCAGAGCATCATCTACGTGGGCGTCAAGCTCTCGGACCTGCATGCGGGCAAGCAGCAGATCATCTTCTACTACACGGAGCCGGGCTCGCAGAGCTCCTACGCGGCGGCCACCTTCACCGTGCCCACGCTGCTCAACCAGTGGACGCGCTTCGCCATCAGCGTGGAGGAGGACGAAGTTGTCCTCTACCTGGACTGCGAGGAGTACGAGCGGGTCCGCTTCGAGCGCTCCCCGGATGAGATGGAGCTGGAAGAAGGCTCCGGGCTCTTCGTTGCTCAGGCTGGGGGGGCTGACCCAGATAAATACCAGGTAAGGCCTTGGGTCACCCCAACCTGCAGCTCCCAAGGAGAAGGGCAGCTGGACGTGACACCAGCCTCTTTGCCCACACTGTGAACCAGTCGACGTGTGTCGTGAGGAAGCCTGGCAAGAAGGGCTGGCTTAAGAAGCCACCAGCTTTATGTCCCTGGGCCTCCCCAGGGCAAAGCTCCCAAGGCAGAAGGCGATGGGGCTGCACCGTGGCATCCACCTTGGCCCATGGCTTTTCCAGCAGTGCACAGAGTATCTCTGAGCCTCCACTTTGCTAAAAATACCCATCTGCTTTGGTGCCTGCTAGCTGGGCTGGTGAAATGGTCTCTCTTAGCTGGAAAAAATGTCTGGGCTGGAGCATATCTTTGCTGGCCGGCTTTGGGCGGTATCTGCAGGAAGAGGTTTGAGAGCCGGGAGGGAAGGTGATAGCTCGGACTGCGATTTGAGCACAGCTTGCGTGTTAGATAAGATTTACGGAAAGTGTGGGGAAAATGCATCTGACATGGAAATCCCCCACAGCTCTTGGGGGGAGGAAAGCTGAGGACTGCACTCCTGAGCTTAACCATTGCCTTGGCTCACAACTGGCACCGCCGGGGCCTCGGAGCCATTAAACCGTGTCgggcagggaggctgtggaaaGGTCCCCGGGCAGGGATTAATAATTGATGGGCTGGGGACCAGTGGCTCAAGTTGGCCCCCGAGGGGTCTCTAGAGCAACCTCCTGCTCTTGAACCTGCTGGGAGGGCCAAGCTGTGGCCGTGGAAGAAATCACCTCCAAGCTGGAGGAGGTTTGGAGGATTTGGGAGGCGGGTGcggaagaaaaatccagaacAGAGCACACTCGTGCCTTCCTAGCAGGTGATGTTTCTGCCTCGGTGAGGAGGCAGCCTGCAGAGCGgcccccctgccagccccaaggaaggggaggctgaggctgAGGCCTCGCCGGCCCCCGGGGTGTCTGCGGGGCATCTGACTGCCTCATGACGCCCAGCCCGCGCTCCTGCCACCGACAGGGCCGAATAAATCCTGCAGATGGAGGGCTTGGCCACAGCGGGATGCCAGAGAAGAGGCCAGCGCCTGGAAGGGCCAGCCTGGAGTAGTGCATTTAGCATAGTGCAGGCTTGGTGCTGGTGCTTGGTGGGAGGAAACTTGGGACAGAGCCGGGCAGCCCCAGGAAGAGCTCAGAGCCCAAACGGGGGCTGTTTGCTTGGGGGCTGGTTATAgctctctgtatttttatttatagatgGATAgcaggcagcctggctgcacCGCGACTGCCCACggttcttgttttcttaaacaccTCGTGCTTCCTGAGCATGTCTCTTTCCCGGACACGGCACGCTGTGCTTGCCAGCAAGCCCCGGTGTTATTTTAGGTGTCTCGCCCAGAGACGAGGCACCGCTCCTCTCCGACCTCGCCTCCCAGCACGGCCCCTGGCGGGGTGgttttctccctgctgccctgctgggctCAGAGCATCCCCACATCCCGTCCCAGCAGCGAGGACCTGGGCTTTGCCTCgtggccctgcagagctgcagggtcCGGCCAGTGCCCACGCACCCTCCTGGGTCAGGATGGGGATGGTGCCCCCCTGGCAGCACGGGTAGCTCAGCTCTGGGGGCTTCTCTGGAGGTGACGTCCTTAGGGAGGAGTTTGTGGAGGTTTGTTGTGTAAATAAGGGGTCTGAATGCTCACGACGATTCCAAAACCCAAATAAATGGTAAGGAAGTGGGGATTAGCctaagaaatacaaaatcagACGGTGGCGGCCTGGGGCTGGCTGTCATCCCTGGCTGGGGAGGGGCAAGGCAGCAAGGCCGGCTGGGGTGGGCAGTGCTCCGGCGATGTGGAAGCGAGGAGCACATCCAAAAACTCCCCGTAAAAGCCTTGCTGTGCAGCTGCCCGGGGCCCGGCTGTGACCTCCTAGTGCTGGAGGGCTTTTTCCCATGGATCGGAGTccgcagcagggagctgagccctgccggcagcacggggctggggtgcgaggggctgggggcgaggtCGTGCGCAGAGGTGCTGTATCCTGCAGCATGGGGGGATGGCTAGCCGCAGCCGGCATGTCCCACCTCTGCTTTGGGGACATGATGGCTCTGTAGGGtggtggcagggcagcaggacccCATGTTGGTCCACAACGGTGTCTTGCAGGGTGTGATTGCTGACCTGAAGCTCCGAGGGGACCCGCGGGCAGCCGAGCACCAGTGCGAGGAGGAGGACGACGACGCCGAGGTGAGCGTTGGGTGGCCACAGCCTCGGGGGATCCTACCCCATCCAGCAGGCTGACCCGCTCTGTCTCTCCCCGGGCAAACGCAGGCATCTGGAGATTTTGGCAGCGGGGCAGAGGACAGGCGCCAGCCCTCGGGGAAGGATGGGGTGAGTTGGCGTTGCGCTCAGCGTCAACGTGCTGGTTGGCAAGGCTCAAAGCTGGTGTCCCCTTGTCGCCGGCACAGGGTGTCCCGGGGCTGGTGGATGCTGTCCCCGTCACCTCCCCACCCGTGGCAGCGGACAGCGGGTCGAGGAGTGGCGCAGGTTCCCCACAGCAGGCGGAGAGGACCAGAGCGGAGGAGAGGCTGCGGGTCCCTGCGGGAGGTAACGCTGGGGCACCGCAGCGGCAGTGGAGACACAGGAGGGTGGCTGTCCCCAGCGGTGTCAGCACCCAGAGCATCCAGGTCCCTCTCCTGTGTCCACAGGCGCTGGccccaaaggagaaaaaggggagaaaggcGAACGTGGCCTGAAAGGGGACTCGGGGACTGGTGGCGTCTTGGGGATGGGCAGCACCAAGGGCGAGAAGGTAGGTGACAGAGGTGCTGTTGGGGGCTGCCTCTCCCGCTGGTTTGCAGCCACATGTCCACGTTTGACACCCATCCGTCTCCGTTTCTCTCCCGCAGGGGCAAAAAGGTGAACTGGGCATCAAGGTGAGCATCgctgggggagctgggcagTGCCGCAGGGCGAAGCTGTGCCCATGCCGGCTGTGAGCcctggggggcagaggggccgTGCTGCTGGGCACGGGCAGAcgcctttccctctgctccccagggcagcgcTGGCTTTGGCTATCCTGGCTCCAAGGGCCAGAAAGGCGAGCCCGGTGAGCCCGGCCCCCCCTCGCGGCATACCGACGGTGCAGTGCTGGAGCCAGTCaccggcccccccggccccaccggCCCCCCAGGGCTGCCGGGGAAGGAAGGGGCCCCTGGCAGGGACGGCGAGCCCGTGAGTTGAGACCCTAGCTCAGGCAGCCCCTCTCCTgggtgcagggatggggctgctcCCCCTTTTCCCCGGCACACCTCACTGATCTCTGCTCTTTGCCATCCCTAGGGCGATCCCGGCGAGGATGGCAAACCCGTAAGTAGGGGGGCAGAGGGGTGCTGCATGGGATGGCCGCCCCTGCACCTCGCCACCTGCTGACGCCCAACCTCTGCCCCCCTTTGCAGGGCGTGATGGGGCCCCAGGGGTTCCCCGGGACACCAGGAGAGCCCGGGCTGAAGGGGGAGAAGGTGAGTGACCATGACAGTGCTTTGACTGTGCCCGTGCTGTAGCGGGTGGCCAGGCTGTGCTTGCAAACCACgctctctcctccatcccaggGTGACCCCGGTGTGGGGCCAAGGGGCCCCCCAGGACTGCCAGGTCCCCCCGGACCACCGGGACCCTCCTTCAAGCAGGACAGGCTGGTAGGTGCCCCCGGGACAtggggcggctgcggggcaTGGCATGGGGATGCCTTGGGGCAGCACCCCTGCTCCGCTGGGCACCCTGGTCCCAGTGTTTCCCTTGCGCTTCTCCCCCAGACATTCATCGACATGGAGGGCTCCGGGTTTGGCAGTGACCTGGAGACCGTGCGGGTGAGTGTGGGACCCCTCCTCCGGGCAGGGAGCAAGGGACGCCTTTGGCCATCATCCCCTTCTTCTCTTACAGGGCCCGCGAGGGCCACCCGGTCCTCCGGGGCCCCCTGGTGTGCCCGGCTTGCCAGGGGAGCCGGGACGGTTTGGGATGAACAGCACAGACCTGCCAGGACCACCGGGGCTGCCCGGCAGAGATGGGGTCCCTGGGTCCCCGGGGCCAGAGGTAGGAGTGGGGTGGCCAAGGGGGAGCCATCCCAGGGCCACCCTGTGGTGGCAATAGCTCCGTGCCTGCCAGCACCACAGCATTCCCCCACGCTGAAGCCACCTCCTGGGCATCTTGCAGGGTCCTCAAGGTCCTCCTGGAAAAGACGGGATGCCTGGGCCACCAGGGCCCAAAGGAGAGCGGGTGAGTGTCCTCCATCCCGTGCACCCAGGATGTCTCTGCTCCCTCCTGGGGCAgccagcaccctggggacctGTAGCAGCTGCTGCTCCGTCCCCTGGCGCATCTCCGGAggccccagctccctccagaCCCAGCAAGGCCCGGGCTGGGGATCACCAACTTGCTCCCCTTCAcaccctcttctcctcctccccagggtGACGTGGGTGACCTCGGCCTCCCCGGAGCACCAGGACCCAAGGTACCATGCCCAGGGCTGGCTCCTCTCAGGGGGGGTCCCTTTGCAGGGAtgctgtgctgggggcagccctTGCACAGACGTGGGGGCCGCGGGCACGTGGGCTCTTCTCAGAGCAGAACGGTGCCGGGGCTTGAGGGCGCAGGGTGCTGCCGCCCAAGTGGTGCCATGGGCCAGAGGGATGCCTGTGAGCCTGGCACACTGGGACGGGAAAGTGCCCACACGGGCAGTATGCAACAGGgatgtttttctgccttcaaaCACGAGGGTGGCCCTGAAAGGAGCCAGTGGGTGCCTGCACCCTGTTCAGAAACACCCCGTCTTCTGCAcatctctcttctctctgtaCCCACTCCTCTTCTCACCTCTAACCAGAGCAAaccacctcctctcccctcctgcctgctccagcttctttctttccactcCACATCCCCACCTCTGGGAGAGGCGAGGGTCGAGGTAACAGCAGGCAGGTGGCACAGCGGGGACACACACACTTGccatcccctccctgcagggccaggCTGCCCCTTGcccaccacagccctgcagccaaaCTGTTAATTACACGTGCTGTTAATTACACACGGTTTAACGTGCCTCGGAGCTGGGAGCTCACCGGCATTGAGAGCGTAGACGGGGTGGGAGATAGGGGCGAGGGCTGAGCAGACTGCTTAGAGACCTGTAACACAATGCAGGGGTGCATGCGAGTGTCCCAGCTCGGTGCTGAGTTCACCCTGCTGTTGGGGCAGcatggagggaaaaagaaaaaaaaaaaagtaaaaaaacatttatgaatTTAGACGAGCCTCTGGTGGCCACCGTGCACattgcagagggacctggggtgTTGGCTGGGCTGCCAGGCTGAGGGATGGCTGCGTGGGGATGGCTCTGTGGGCTCCCATCCACAccctcctcttctttcccctttgcagGGCAGCAAGGGAGACACGGGGCCAGCAGGCGCCCCAGGAGAGATGGGGTTAGCTGGCCTTCCCGGGCCCATCGGACCCCGAGGGCAGCCAGGCCCACCTGGCCCACCGGGGCCACCAGGGCCGGCGTACGAGGCTGGATTTGTAAGTGCCAGGAGCGTTCAGGGGAAAGGCGCAGGGTGGGAGGAGGGGGACAGGCACGGCTCAgccccttctcctgccccaggcCGACATggagggctcggggctgccgcTCGCCGCCGGCTCCCCTGGACCGCGCGGGCCCGACGGACCTCAGGTAACTTGGGGCTGTCgcgccccttccctcccttccaaCCCCGCTGGGCGCTGCGTGCTCACGTCCCCTTGTCCGTGTGTCCTACAGGGCGTGCCAGGACTGCCGGGGATCAAGGGGGAGGTCGGCAGCCCCGGGCAGCCTGGTTTGCCGGGACCGAAGGTAGGAGCGGGATGCCGGGGGGGATGTTTGGGGATGCCAGGGGGGGTGCTGTGCCTGCATCTCGCCCTGTCCCGATGCTTCTTCCAGGGGGACGCTGGCATGCCCGGCGTGGATGGCCGCCCTGGCCTGGAGGGCTTCCCTGGACCGCAGGTAGGAGCATGCCCCCGGCCCCATCTCCATGTAGatctctgctcccagcagccaAAACCCCCCatgccttcagctgctgctctgctcggTGCCCACCACACGTGGGGGATGCTcgtgctgctcccagccccgtccccatcAGCTGGCGGGCATTGCCACAGCGCACCCCATCCCCCGAAGGCGCCGCCTCTCGGGACGCTCACCCACGCTCCCTTCTCCTTGCAGGGACCCAAAGGCGACAGAGGCAGCCCCGGTGAGAAGGTAGGTGCGGGCTTGGTGCCGCGCTGCCGATGG
This sequence is a window from Cygnus olor isolate bCygOlo1 chromosome 6, bCygOlo1.pri.v2, whole genome shotgun sequence. Protein-coding genes within it:
- the COL18A1 gene encoding collagen alpha-1(XVIII) chain isoform X5; this translates as MSPSRLSPSAVPSPPGSPENLSTEVSLLELIGDPPPEEILKIYGPDNNPGYVFGPNANTGQVARYHLPSPFYRDFSLLFHIQPTTPRAGVLFAITDSLQSIIYVGVKLSDLHAGKQQIIFYYTEPGSQSSYAAATFTVPTLLNQWTRFAISVEEDEVVLYLDCEEYERVRFERSPDEMELEEGSGLFVAQAGGADPDKYQGVIADLKLRGDPRAAEHQCEEEDDDAEASGDFGSGAEDRRQPSGKDGGVPGLVDAVPVTSPPVAADSGSRSGAGSPQQAERTRAEERLRVPAGGPSPVSTGAGPKGEKGEKGERGLKGDSGTGGVLGMGSTKGEKGQKGELGIKGSAGFGYPGSKGQKGEPGEPGPPSRHTDGAVLEPVTGPPGPTGPPGLPGKEGAPGRDGEPGDPGEDGKPGVMGPQGFPGTPGEPGLKGEKGDPGVGPRGPPGLPGPPGPPGPSFKQDRLTFIDMEGSGFGSDLETVRGPRGPPGPPGPPGVPGLPGEPGRFGMNSTDLPGPPGLPGRDGVPGSPGPEGPQGPPGKDGMPGPPGPKGERGDVGDLGLPGAPGPKGSKGDTGPAGAPGEMGLAGLPGPIGPRGQPGPPGPPGPPGPAYEAGFADMEGSGLPLAAGSPGPRGPDGPQGVPGLPGIKGEVGSPGQPGLPGPKGDAGMPGVDGRPGLEGFPGPQGPKGDRGSPGEKGERGQDGVGLPGPPGLPGPPGQVVYVSGEDRSLAALPGPEGRPGHAGFPGPVGPKGDQGSPGLQGSPGLKGEKGEPGVIISPDGTIVAANVKGEKGEPGLQGPMGPSGPHGRAGLKGEIGFPGRPGRPGMNGLKGEKGDPADIGGMLGLRGPPGPPGPPGPPGPPGSIVYDSNNAFSDASRPALPAFPGFHQFPGQKGEKGDMGAPGPPGQFPYDLSRFSASLRGDKGEAGPKGEKGEPGSTALYGPSVMGPPGPQGYPGLPGPKGDSIVGPPGPPGPQGPPGIGYEGRQGPPGPPGPPGPPSFPGPHRPAISIPGPPGPPGPPGPPGTSGTSLGLRALPTYQAMLSAAHELPEGGLVFLADRQELYVRLRGGFRRVLLEEHTLVPSSALDNEVYDKPPSVHYGGSQHPLQPRGPLHPLRNHSPPPTARSWRGDEVLANQHRLPQPPLLQQHELLNSYYVQRRPDPAPVAAHVHQDFQPALHLVALNTPLSGGMRGIRGADFQCFQQARQVGLAGTFRAFLSSRLQDLYSIVRRADRATVPIVNLRDEVLFSNWEALFTGSEAPLRADARILSFDGRDVLRDSAWPQKSVWHGSDAKGRRLPESYCEAWRTEERSTSGQASSLSSGKLLEQAASSCQHAFIVLCIENSFMTAAKK